Proteins encoded together in one Camelina sativa cultivar DH55 chromosome 9, Cs, whole genome shotgun sequence window:
- the LOC104710111 gene encoding uncharacterized protein LOC104710111 produces MNLGEKRRSDEDWIDTLLNSEFFGICMNHKYLRKNEKNVFCIDCNVEICRHCCSTEAAHVLHRRLQICKYVYQDVLRLLDIQHYFDCSEIQTYKINGEKAIHLNSRPQAKDARPSTKSKNGASCVTCKRYIQDRPNRFCSISCKISAPSKKHKFCFSPRLEQGVLEKENSNQEGSIEEKKSCASSSLTDVSEDSEVLLSNFSLRPLMRILKRKGISRRSPLY; encoded by the exons ATGAATCTG ggtgagaagagaagaagtgatGAAGATTGGATTGATACACTACTGAACTCAGAGTTCTTTGGGATATGTATGAATCATAAGTATCTTAGAAAGAACGAGAAGAATGTGTTTTGCATTGACTGTAATGTCGAAATCTGTAGACATTGTTGTAGTACAGAAGCTGCTCATGTCCTCCATCGTCGTCTTCAGATCTGCAAATACGTTTATCAAGATGTTCTTCGTCTCCTCGATATCCAACACTACTTCGACTGTTCCGAGATTCag acatataaaataaatggaGAAAAGGCAATACATTTGAATTCAAGGCCACAAGCAAAAGATGCAAGACCTTCTACAAAATCCAAGAATGGAGCATCATGTGTGACTTGTAAAAGATATATTCAAGATCGTCCTAATCGATTTTGCTCTATCTCCTGCAAG ATTTCAGCTCCTTCAAAAAagcataaattttgtttttctccaagACTGGAACAAGGTGTTTTGGAGAAGGAAAACTCTAATCAAGAAGGAagcatagaagaaaaaaaatcgtgCGCATCATCGTCCCTCACTGATGTTTCCGAAGATTCTGAAGTTTTATTGAGTAATTTTTCATTGAGACCACTCATGAGGATACTCAAGAGAAAAGGAATTTCTCGAAGATCTCCTCTCTATTGA
- the LOC109126329 gene encoding uncharacterized protein LOC109126329 → MASSPNITLESGSPLPDPKESRVVIKSLQYLSFTPPDIAFAVNKLSQFMHQLTDKNWQAAKHVLRYLAGMRSHGIFLKADDPLTIHAFSDADWGRDKNTYTSSNACIIYFGGRPISWSSKKQ, encoded by the coding sequence ATGGCGTCATCGCCTAATATCACTCTTGAGTCTGGTTCACCGCTTCCTGATCCCAAGGAATCCCGCGTTGTGATCAAAAGTCTTCAATATCTTTCCTTCACACCCCCTGATATCGCCTTTGCTGTCAACAAGTTATCACAGTTCATGCATCAGCTGACAGACAAGAATTGGCAGGCTGCTAAGCATGTCTTGCGTTATCTAGCTGGAATGAGGTCACATGGAATTTTTCTTAAAGCTGATGATCCACTAACGATTCATGCATTCTCGGACGCAGACTGGGGCCGTGATAAGAACACATACACGTCGAGCAATGCCTGTATCATCTACTTTGGCGGTCGTCCCATTTCCTGGTcttcaaagaaacaatga